The Corvus hawaiiensis isolate bCorHaw1 chromosome 1, bCorHaw1.pri.cur, whole genome shotgun sequence genomic sequence TGCTCTTCCTTTTGATTTTGAATAACCACTTTCTGTAAACATTATTGTCTTCAGTAATGTTTAGTTCCTACTCCCAATTATTTTGACCAAAACATTGTTTAGGGTCAGCTTCTTTGATAATCTTGAAATTTATTATAGGCCTATTActacacaaatattttgcattgATAATGAGGGAAGAACTAATATtctgttaatatttttcatcattCTTAACTAATTAAATTCATTCACAGAATTTCCTCTGTATTGCAAGCTTACTTCTGAAGCTTGCTGATTTTAGACAGTcaattttgaaaacattaatCCTTTGAGATTTTGAATGGTTATACCTTTATTCCTTAATTTCTGGTGAGTTCTACAGTAAAACAGTTCTGAAAGAGGCCAAAGATCTTTATTCATGCTACACAGTCCTTCTGCTATACTGAAAAATTACTTGTACAACAGCTTTGAGAAGTCTTTAAAAACAGCTACAGCCAAGAATTGCCTGAAACTTTCTCCACCGactgaaaaaagaaacctaCAACTAactcagctgcagctttttatACTGTATCTACATATCTAAATGTAGAGCAGTCAGCACACATCTTACATTTACAGAGGAACGTTTAGAAAAGACTGATATTTGAGAAAATAATGGTACAGTCAAGCTGAAATTGCTAAGCACACAAAGAGCtttgaaaaataagcatttaaagtgttcagttctctgcaggatCTGCCAGTTCTGGATTACATTGTTTTAGTTCCATTGCCATGAATGATAAATGACATTTCCTTCAAAATTCGGTATCTGCAAAAGCAAAGACCTGATGCAGATATCATTGTGTGGAAATGTCATAACGCTGCAGTATTTGTAGTGGCTTAAAGCCCTGTAACAACCACAATAAATTTCTGATGACCTACCAGTTGTTATGGTTTTAACCTTGCATTACCAGTTTGCTGGTTTTTATCATGGACTGACTTTACTATAACAGGAAAACCCTCTGTTGACAAATGGTTTTGGAGAATACCTAAAATATTAATCCTAGCTATTTATTAACACTAATTCAATCCTATTTCCACTGTCTAATACACAATTaacataataaaattttaaaaagtaaaatttcaaTAAGAGTTTGCTCAGAAATTTGACAACAGTTTTCATCCACCATTTATGGATTTACCAGTTTTGATGACATGAAGATGCCACCTTTGTTTAGTGCCACATGGGACCAAAAAATCTCCTTTGCCCGTTTCCAGAAACTCTTTTAAATGCAGAAACTTAAACTTTTAAATGCAGACTGTTTCCTGTACAACACGACTAATGAGGAAAGaataatcacagaaaaaaaaaaaaaaaccacagggagAAGAGGCTGGAAAATCTTCCTAAAGTCCTTGTATCTTTTTGTCACTAGGTTGGGATTTGCCTCTTAATGGAACAGTCAGTAAGACCTGTTCAGAAAGCTCTTTGATTCCAGCCTCCTTGCCTCTGGCATATAATTACATCAAAGCAATTCCAAAGTTACAACCAAATCAAAGTAGACACAATAAAACAGTGTTAACCccaaagattattttattttccctccgTAGAAACAAATAAACGTTCTTCCTCATGTGAAAAAGTTTTTGAATAATATAGAAGTattcactaaaaaaaaacaaacaaaacaatgaaTTATTCCAGATTTTATAGTAAACAAGAAATGTAATCTAGATAATTATAAACTTAGGTACAGTATGCATTAGTTTTTACATATTTATACTTATTCATATTTGGCTAAAAGTCTAATGAtctcattttactttttaaatagcGAGGCCTTCTGCCTTGCTATGGATGAACTACCATTGATACACTCCCTCTAAGATCCAGGAGATGTTTCCAGCCTTCTGTTGAGTCCTTCATAATTTTTATCCATTAGCTATAAAAACATTCTTGCATAATATAATTAATTATCCATGTATTCTTCTGGTTTCTTTGATTTTCCAGCTCTAAACCAGCATCACAATCcaaaaactaaaatattcaGATTCTAAAGACTAAACCAAAAATGTGCTAAATGTGTAAAATTTTGAAAAGTGATGTAACAGCAACAACATTCAAACGAAGTGAAACCCTTCCAATGCTTGAAACAGACATGCAGGGCTCCTCGGACTGTGGTGCTGAAACCAAAATTACTCAACATTTGCCAGATTGGAAAGCAGAGCAGTAAGTTTTCTCTTTtagaaagtatattttaaaaaaattaaatatttttgcaaaatgtCGCATTGACTATATAACATATATATTCATACACACACTATATATATAATTCTCCACTGACAGACCTTTGTTTTCCTAATCGAAtaaataactttcttttttagTGTCTGAAACAGTTTTGTGCTGATGCTCCTGAAGCACCCATGCAACCATTTAAAGCAAATCTCTGTGCAGCACAGAATCATCCTCAAGGGAGCTACATGAAAATAAAGCTTGATTTCTCTCTGTGAGAAGACACAATGTGTCACTACAAATCCTGCTACGCAATGCTGCTCTTTAATAATTTATTGGAGTCTCTGGGCTCTGGGTAAGCTGACAAATTTAATATGGGAGTGCTGCTCAAGTGTTGAATAAATATGAGCTAAAgtatttttccaaacaaaactgctgcaaaaaaGTGGCCCAGGGCGGActagatttttttcagtaatttattGACAGCAGCACTACTTTTGGTACCGGTTTCTTTAGTAAATTAGataaaatagtaattaaaacATGCCTACATTTACCAAATCTCTCCTAGATTTCTTTTATTCTACAACTCCTAATTTAACCTGCAGAATGGATGAAACACTGGACTAAGGGATCACCAAGTTTCAGACTGCTGAAACTTGTGACAAGCAAAATGTGAAAGcataagttaaaaaaaagaccACCTTATCTATATTTTTACACCTTTTGTCATCTCACTGCATATCTCTCTTTCCAGGCTTTTAGATTATGAGGCAAACCAACGTTTGTTTTTTTTTGATAGCTCTTTGGATGATCTTTCAGTGATCATTCACTCCCATTAtctatttcttctattttagcCACTCATTGAAATAAATATAACTCAAAGCATTGCTGCTTAGTTTCCTTAGAAAAACCTTGATAATGCTTTGATGAGGGAGTTGTGAAATCCAAGCAAGCAGATTActcttttctgtgtatttccaCAGGACAGCCCTTTGTCAGAGCCATGTTGGCTCTTCCCAGGGATGTAATACTCAGGTACCCACTAAAACTGTTATTTACTGTAGTTTCTATTACTTTATTAAGGCTTACAGACCTCCCCTTCAGATCTCTGCTagaattcctttttaaaaattgtgtttggCACTTCCCAGTCCCCTGCAGCCAAAGTGCTTTGAGCAAACGGTACAAAACATGTGCTTGTGGTGTgccagctccttcccctgctcctccagaAAGATGGGGCAAGTACCACCTATTCCTGCAAATTGactctttgttttctctgttcatGGGCTCTTTCACCTCCACCTTAACATAAGAGAATGCAAAGAAAGGTTTGGGAATGGAAACCTCTTCACTGCCTTCTGTGATAAACACAAATGCGAAGAATTCCTctagattttccttttttttgttgttatggTCTTGTATTTCCTAATTTAGTACTGGCATCAGACTCTCTTCTCTGGCATCTACTTTTGGTACGTCTGAAGAAAGGTTTCTCATTTCTATTGTTTGTAGAAATACAATTACACggccagcactgcagctcctcaTTGGCTCACCTGTTACAAAAAAcattctgaagaaaagcagtttcATAAAAAACACAACTATGAGATGAGGTTCCCAAATAtacacagcaaaaaaccccacagatgaATGCTAggcataattttatttttttttctgaatacttTTACTTCCCATCTGCTCAATGAACGTGATGCACGGATCTGCAGTCACAGCTTAGAGACAACTCCAGGGAAAAGTTACTTAAAAATGCTTCTGAGACTATCCCATGCTTTCTTTGGATAAATATGAACCAATGTCTGTGGATTTTCAAGCATAAATAGCTGCTGAAGTGACAGGGAATGCAAGAATTTCACTTGGAAGCAAAGGCAGAGGatgaaaaaagcagctttttttttctcttctctttttacaCATCGGACTTGAACCAGAGAGATTATGTGGATGGATCCTTTGGAAAAATGAGATCTTGGAGGTGAGAGCAGTACTGCCACGGAGTTTTAATGAAACCAATACTTCtatatggaaatgaaaatgctCATGCAGAAAATATAACTAGCATTTTAACGATATTAATATAGtaacatttcaaattaattctGCTACTTTAAAAACTTTCAGAACTTTTCCCTTCATGAGTTAAGGCAGAATCAGAAAGATCCATCTTAAGTAGAACACAATGGGGCAGACATGAAATACCACATCTTCGTAGTGATCACCTACACCTTGGAAAACAGCAACATTGGACTATTGATTTGCTTCTTCAGCTATTAATGCTAAAAATTGTCTCAGCTGGTAGAAATACTGCTCTTGAGCACAATTCTCTGCCTACAGAGAGGAACAGAAACACAATATTGGTAAAAAATATAGCAATAATCTCTTTCTGGATTATACTATCAGGGGAATAATTGTTAAAGGCTGTTAAAATGAGAACAGTAGTGGacaggttttgggtttttttccagtcttaaGCTGTACCCAGGGAGTTTTAGGTTAGACAtaaggaggaatttcttcactgaaagggtgattagatattgtaatgggctgcccagggaggtggtggagccaccatccctggaggtgtctgagggaagactggatgtggcacatgtggcatttaagtaaaaccttataaaatgaaggccttgCTGTCTTTGTAAAACtatggctcaggcctgttacttCGGCTAGAGAAGGACTGTAAGAAAAGtccatgagaagaaaaacaattagtttTTACCCGTGAGAATGTAGTACTAACAGAAGCATGACATTTAAACaatagaaggagaaaacagcaacatatcTGCACCcgttatttttctgaatgcttgaacGCTTATGCCACAGGTAGCCAATGGTAATATGCTGTAGTTAATAACAGCCAATGAGTCTATTGTAGTAGTGTAGCAGCCAGCGAATCTGTAACACGAATGGTAACATACAAAAGGCGTataaaagaggctgctttgtttaataaagGGCTTTTTGGCCCTTGAAAGAGGCACTGTCCGTGTGTGTCGTGACCGCCCCAACAGCGAcaggcactcagtgccatggtctgtcGCCACGGTGGGGCTCGTTGAGAGGTTGGATGCAGTGATCCCAGAGCTCTTTTCCACCCGGAACAATCCCGCGGTTCAGCGAATTTCGGGGATTCAgcgctggccccgcccctcgcTCCTGACCCCGCCCCCTCAGCGCTGACCCCGCCCCCTCAGCGCTGACCCCGCCCCCTCAGCGCTGACCCCGCCCCCTCAGTGCTgaccccgccccctccccgccccccgcAGCAACGCCTCGCTtctcccgccccgcccccgtCGCTAGGGGGCGTTCCCCGCCGGTCACGCGCCAGGACGCGGAGCCGAGCCGCGCTCCCACATCGTTCCTCTGTGTCCCGGCGCTGCGCTCGGCGCTCCGCTGCTCGGGCCTGCGGGAGCGGCGTGAGGGCGATGCTCGGGGCCGGCGCCGCCTGAGGGCCGGGTCCGCTCGGGTCCCGGCGGGGCGGTGGCGGGGCGGCCGCCATGGGGCTGGGATCCAGCTCCGagggccccggcggcggcgccgaGGGCTTCCACGTGCACGGGGTGAGGCGGCCGGCACCGGGCCCgcggggagagggagagagggaggcgGGAGGGCGGCGAGGGGTGGCGGGCGCTGAGGCGGGTCCGGCGGGGTTTCGCTCCCGCATCCCGCCCGCGCTGGCTGGGCCGCCCTGGCTCCCACCTGTTGGCTCCTTCCCGGAGCTGCCACGCCGGcaggggcggggcggccgcgccgCTCCCGGTACCAGCGGGTGCCCATCCCAGCGGCTGCAGCGGGCTCGAGGCCGGGACTTGAGTGCCGAACAGCCCGGGGGAGCCTGTAGGGCTGCTCTCGGGGAACTGGAAGTAGTTTAAGAGTAGAACagcccttcttccctccctgctcccctccttttctccctgctctcctcccgGTGCCCCTTCTCTTTCTGCTCccctccatctctccctgttctctctttctgctcttctccttctctccctgttcTTCCCTCTACCTattccctttcttccctccctgctcccttcctttccctacGCGCTTCTCTGTTGATCTTCACAGCATCTTGTTAGGGGGTTAATTCCCGCTCCAGCGGTGTTTTCCTCCGTGGCTGCCTCTCCCAGATGTAGATGCAAGTTTGTTGTAACTGCTCTCTTTAGCAGATTCCCTGCAGGTACAGTGGTGTAAATGCATATCTGGAAGTTTAAGGATAGGCAGAGCTGTTGCTGATAACAGCTGTTGCATGAGTTATCGTTTCTTTCGTGGCTATTTTCCCTCCCTGGAATAAGAATGGGAGCTTTACTGCCACGTGCTGCTTTCCACTTCATCTGCATTTTGTGTTTCTCAGCATCAGTACAAAGCTGCCTGTTTGCTTTTGATGCAGTTCAGGGTTGTGATAAAAGTTAATACTTCTACTCCAGCTGTGGTTACAGTGCTCAGTCTTGACTGTTTAATAATAAAGcatgatttttattcttatttttgctttagaaGGTTTTGCTGAAGTAGCTATGCTATTAAATATATAACTTTTATAGACAATTCTGCCAGCAAAAGCACCAATACAActttatctattaaaaaaaagtaaaattgcaTATCTAGCATTTTGGTAACACCAGACCAAATATAAGATGTATCAATGAACTTCCTTTAGGTGATGCATGGGTTGTAATTTTGTGCTTAAATTCTGAGGTAGCCCTCAGGAGTCAAATATATCCAAGGTTAAGGGCTGCTGAGTTAACAAAAAGTGAAGTTAAGAACAAACTGTCAGTAGGTTTGCAGTGATTCCCTAATACCATTTTGCTTTGTTGGTTTACCTTGAAGTGGGTGGACTCTCATGTAATCTGCGAACTTTTGGTGGGGGTTTTCCTGGTATGAATGTGTTTTAATGAGTATTGTCTATATTTATGACATCTCTCCTACGACAACTTTGGTTATAATGAAATTGAGATGTCCCAACTCTGATTTCTTAGGAATCTTTTGTAAGTGGTGGCAGTTTTCTTGACCTGAACTTGTGAGCAGGCGTGTGTTTGTAGTGCTCTTGTGTAAGTGTTCCTGTTCCAATGGACTCGAAAGGTGGGAACCCATCTGTCAGTTGTGTTCATGGAAAAATGGCTCTGATGCAAGTGGGGACTCTCACTGTGCTCAGGTTGTTAGAATCAAGGAAGAAAATCCTGAAGCAGCACATTGAAAACCAAGCCTTTCTCCAAAGCATTCAGTATTTAATAATTCCAGGCTGTGAACTCTGAATCACAACATTTGTGTCTGATATGGGGTTCAAAACCTGCTTTTTACAGCTTGATTTGGACATCTGTTGTTCATAGCTTTATAAAAGTGAGGTCCTAATTATGGACTGCTTCTTGAGGGCAGTCATTTGGTGCCTTATCTCTGGCTCAGCTCAAAAGTTAATATTGAATCAAGTGGAAAGGTTAACACTTTCACTTACGTAACTGGAGATCAATGTAGAATAACGATAAAATGTATGTTCTGCAGGTTCAAGAAAACTCCCCAGCCCAACAAGGAGGACTGGAACCTTTCTTTGATTTCATCATTGCCATAGGACACACGAGGCTTGTAAGTCTCAAATGAtttcagtgttgtttttttccaccCTACATGAAATGTGGGCGTGGTAGCGATGAAAGGTAAAACCCAAAACTGTCACAAGTAGAGAAACTTTTCACATTGGACGTTAAAAGTAGAGTAAAACTTGCAGGTGTTCAAAGTCTCTTTGGCTAGATCCAAATTTGAGGAAAAGGTTTTGTTTATGCCTTTACTCACCTTAACTTCTTAACAGGTCAGCACAGTGTTTTTTATTGCTTATTCATAGATATTTTCTACCACAAGGTGAATTCTGAACTGGTGAGTCAATAATCAGAGCTCAACATTTGTTTAAACAAGCTTGTTTCAACATTtgataaaacatgaaaaagaatcATACTTTTGAGACCAAGAACACAGTTCCTGTGTGTTGGGTTAGGAGAGGAGAGTTGAGTTTTggtttgatggggttttttttggttttggctggggttttgtttctttattcaaAAGGCTCAAAGCTTTGCCTGGTATGCTCCACCCTAACCACATACCAGCTGAATTCATTAAGTTTGTCTTGGTTTTATGAGTGGAGATATCTTTTTTGGAAGTGGTCATTATAAGGGCAGATTTGGGGGAAGATCATTTAATCTTCTAAcatgacagaaataaagataTTATTTCACAGTCAGTTTGCAGTGACTTTGAAGGGCTGTTGAAGAGGGATGGGGCTCAGAGACATGAAGTGAAACGTTGCTGCTCATGGTTAGACTACACAGTTGGCATCTGATACTGCTGGTATTATTTAATAGTAGTTGTGAAGGACAGGAATGCCAGTGATGAAATGGAATAATAGGAAGTATTTATGGAAAGGGACGTGTGTTGACAGAACTAACTGCTTTCtagtaaaagaaaatggaacTGTGTTTGTGAACCACAGAGCCTAAACACTGATGGTTTTGGTTCTTTGTATTCAAATTCTGCCACAGATGTGACATGTTACAGGTGCAATTGGAAATAATGCTAGTCCTATATCTCTGCTCTACAGAACAAGGAAAACAATATGTTGAAAGACCTGCTGAAGGCAAATGCTGAGAAAGCAGTGAAGCTGGAGGTGTATAACatcaaaacaatgaaaatacgAGAGGTGGAGGTGATCCCCAGTAACATGTGGGGAGGACAAGGCCTCCTTGGAGCCAGTGTGAGGTTCTGCAGCTTCCAGGGAGCCAATGAACACGTCTGGCATGTTCTGGTGAGGAGGAGTTCTTGGGTGGCTCGTTATTGTTCATGTAACCTTGTTTTACACTGTGATGTTTAGCAGTAGCTGTTATGTAAAGTACAGTGCTGCAGTCACACACAGGAAGGGAACACAGTCCTGAAGGTTTGTCTGAGCTATTTGAGTAGGAGTGGGTGGTGTTAGTGTTGCCAGTGACAGTGACAAAAATAACTCCATCCCAACTGGACCAAACAGTGTAGGTGggaagggtttttttatgtgGAAGAATCAATGGCAAAAGCAAGAAGATTCCGGCCTGATTGGTGTCTCTGTATTAGCTAAACTTCATTAAATTAATACTAATGTTACAAAAAGCATCACAAAATAGCTGACAGAGTAGAACTGAATAAGAAAGAATGTTTATGTTTCTGGTTGTTTAAGTAGATGCAATTTCTCAACATCTTCAGAGGATGTTATTTTAAATTGGTAGCATCCTCATCTTTCTTACTCAGCATGTTTTACAGGATATCACACACAGATGTAGACTATTCAAGAACTTTTTTATCCCATtaacaaaatgttctttccttctttgctcTGGAAgttagcttttcttttggatATTGGTAGTTTATCCTGCTGTGGGTGCAGATGACTCGTGTCATTCTTTCACAGGACGTTGAGCCTTcatctcctgcagctctggctggtCTCCAGCCATACACTGACTACGTTGTTGGATCTGATCAGATTCTCCAGGAGGTAGGGTGCATGTTCCTTCCAGTGGGGAGTGATTATCTTTGTGCCTGCCAAGTGTATGTTGTAGGATTTGTTTTTTTATAAATCTAATCAAATGTATGGGGATGGTGTTGGGGGATTTTGGAAGGTTGATTTTATGACAGAAGCTTTATTGTTAAGGTAAACATTATCTTTCTTTTTAGTGTGACAATAAAAAGAAGTTGCCACTAAAGATCAAACTACATTGgtgatttttctgtctctgggtGTTTAATATCTCACATTGAGTAAATAACTATGTAAAATGTTGACTTGCACATTTGGGTTTATTAACTActactttcttttatttttttcatagtcagaggatttcttttccctgattGAATCCCATGAGGGGAAGCCGCTGAAGCTGATGGTTTATAACACTGAAGCAGATTCCATCCGAGAGGTAGTTGTGACTCCCAATGGAGCTTGGGGTGGAGAAGGAAGGTACTGATCTCTGTCGATGACAGGTTACACACTTGCTGTAAATAAGCTCCTGTTAAGAGTATTACTGCTATCAATTATTGGTGTTTCTGATTTAAGCCTTGTTTCCTCACACTTGTCACATAAAACTGTTAATctttccataaaaaaaattagcttaGAACTAGGAATTGGGCACATTCTGGATCTAATCCTTTTCGAGTTGAATCAAATGGCAAAACCCCTATGTTGAGTTCCCCATTAGCAGATTCATTATCTGCATTCTCATAGTCAAAATATTCAGCtaaagcaagaacaaaacccACATCAGGTCAggttaaatattttgtaaagaTATAAAATAATTCACTGAAAGCTAAGCTGTGCGTGTCTAAAAGTTGATGGCAGAGTGTTCCTTCAGTGCTCTAAGTGGAAATTCTTGCAGGTAGGTATTTCCTGCTATAGATAAAAGACTCAAACTCTTCTTCTTTAAAAgagtcaaaattaaaaatattagctTTGTTAAGAGCACCTTTTTTATGTCATTTTACTTCTCTTGTACAGTTTAGGATGTGGTATTGGATATGGCTATTTGCACAGAATTCCAACACAGTCCATAACATCAAAGAAAAAGCCAGAAAGCAAATCACCTTCACCCTCGCCAGAAGCTGGAACTCCTGTGCCATCCACTAATGGTTACACAGAGGTAGGAAAGAAGTAAATTCCTATCTCTGCCATGTTCTCTAGAGTTtcaaaattttctgctttttgggaCATTGGTAAGAGTGTATTTTAATACAGCATTCAATTTTGCTTGAATGAAATGGAGTTGGGTAAAGGGAAAATGAGAGCTGATGCTGCTGAGCAGGTACCAGATCACCAGTGGTGGCTGATGAAAGCTTTTGCCAGATATTCTCTCCCTATTTTCAAGTCTTGCATCCTACAGCTGTGCCAGTCAATGAGGATCATGTTGGAACACCTACCTCTCTAGGAGAAAGACACACCTCCAAGAACCAAGTTCTGAGAACAGACTGGCTTTAAAGGGCTGAACTGGAACATGTCCTAATTGGTGTTTGACTTTCAACATCACAGCTTCTATCTGAACTGGTTTATATGGAGACAGGCAGGATGCTTTCTTGGGAAGGTTGGCTTCAGGTGAAACTTCTGATgtaaaaagatgtttttccttcttactATCTTATTCCAGACTCCATTATTGGCAGCTACCTCTCAGAATGACAGCTCTGAAACAGTTATGAACTTGGATCATGCCACAGATCAAGAAATAAGTGGTTATTCACCAGAAAgctccctttctcctcctccccctctccagagAGTTATGGATCCAGGTATGTTTTCTTAGGTGCTTTTTTCACAAATTCTTTAGAGGACATCTAAAGAAACTAATACGGTCTTAAACGAGCTGGAGATTTAAATTCAGAACTGTGAGCACTTAGTGGTAGTTTTCCTTGAAGTTTTTGACTTTCCTGGATTTCAGAGCTGGAGAATTTGGGTACcacataaattaaatttatttgcatttagtGGGAAGGGGACTTCACTGACTTCAGTCTGGATATAACATGTCCTTTTGAATCTAGAATTTTGGGTTGTATCTAACtgacatttgctttctcttccaGGATTTCTAGATATGTCTGGAATTTCAGTTTCTGAGCTCACAAGCTTAACAGAAGTGTCCAGC encodes the following:
- the GORASP1 gene encoding Golgi reassembly-stacking protein 1, whose product is MGLGSSSEGPGGGAEGFHVHGVQENSPAQQGGLEPFFDFIIAIGHTRLNKENNMLKDLLKANAEKAVKLEVYNIKTMKIREVEVIPSNMWGGQGLLGASVRFCSFQGANEHVWHVLDVEPSSPAALAGLQPYTDYVVGSDQILQESEDFFSLIESHEGKPLKLMVYNTEADSIREVVVTPNGAWGGEGSLGCGIGYGYLHRIPTQSITSKKKPESKSPSPSPEAGTPVPSTNGYTETPLLAATSQNDSSETVMNLDHATDQEISGYSPESSLSPPPPLQRVMDPGFLDMSGISVSELTSLTEVSSLSPSASFNVPAAAASVGPETLMSNSEASAYFENASTLDIEGVTPYPEGSGKQPTLDDLLPSIPSLPSLDLPHDISSKATLGTDADNQESKLLVNSTESSLTTAPETPEDEAASEQKAEAAAQDPA